One region of Micromonospora ureilytica genomic DNA includes:
- a CDS encoding cysteine desulfurase gives MTSIAIPSGMPQYDDVPRFDVARVRADFPILDREINGHPLVYLDSANTSHKPRQVLDVLDEHYARHNANVSRSVHTLGTEATEAYEGARAKVAAFISAPSVDEVVFTKNSTEAINIVAYAFSNASLRPDADSRFRLGPGDEVVISEMEHHSNIVPWQLLCERTGATLRWFPVTDQGRLDESGLEDLVTERTKIVSLVHMSNILGTVNATSRITARVREVGALLLLDCSQSVPHLPIDVVDLDADFIVFTGHKMCGPTGIGVLWGRGELLAAMPPVFGGGSMIETVTMARSTFAAPPARFEAGTPPIAEAVALGAAVDYLTGIGMPAIQWHEKELTAYALDALGSVPDLRIFGPTVPVGRGGTISFALGDVHPHDVGQVLDSLGVQVRVGHHCAKPVCSRFGVPAMTRASFYLYTTTEEIDALVAGLEQVRKVFD, from the coding sequence ATGACCAGCATCGCGATCCCCTCGGGGATGCCGCAGTACGACGACGTGCCGCGTTTCGACGTGGCCCGGGTGCGCGCCGACTTCCCGATCCTCGATCGGGAGATCAACGGGCACCCGCTGGTCTACCTCGACAGCGCCAACACCTCGCACAAACCGCGCCAGGTGCTCGACGTGCTCGACGAGCACTACGCGCGGCACAACGCCAACGTGTCGCGTTCGGTGCACACCCTGGGCACCGAAGCCACCGAGGCGTACGAGGGGGCGCGGGCGAAGGTCGCCGCGTTCATTTCCGCGCCGAGCGTCGACGAGGTGGTGTTCACCAAGAACTCCACCGAGGCGATCAACATCGTGGCGTACGCCTTCTCGAACGCCTCGCTGCGCCCGGACGCCGACAGTCGTTTCCGGCTCGGTCCGGGCGATGAGGTGGTGATCTCCGAGATGGAGCACCACTCGAACATCGTCCCGTGGCAGCTGCTCTGCGAACGGACCGGCGCGACCCTGCGCTGGTTCCCGGTCACCGACCAGGGTCGGCTGGACGAGTCGGGCCTGGAGGATCTGGTCACCGAACGGACGAAGATCGTCTCGTTGGTGCACATGTCCAACATCCTCGGCACCGTCAACGCCACCTCCCGGATCACCGCGCGGGTCCGCGAGGTGGGCGCCCTGCTGCTGCTGGACTGCTCGCAGTCGGTGCCGCACCTGCCCATCGACGTGGTCGACCTGGACGCCGACTTCATCGTCTTCACCGGCCACAAGATGTGCGGTCCGACCGGAATCGGCGTGCTCTGGGGTCGGGGTGAGCTGCTGGCGGCCATGCCGCCGGTATTCGGCGGCGGCTCGATGATCGAGACGGTCACCATGGCCCGGTCCACGTTCGCCGCGCCGCCGGCCCGCTTCGAGGCGGGCACCCCGCCGATCGCCGAGGCTGTCGCGCTCGGCGCGGCGGTCGACTACCTGACCGGCATCGGGATGCCGGCCATCCAGTGGCACGAGAAGGAGCTGACGGCGTACGCGCTGGACGCTCTCGGCTCGGTACCGGACCTGCGGATCTTCGGCCCGACCGTGCCGGTGGGCCGGGGCGGCACCATCTCGTTCGCGCTGGGTGACGTGCACCCGCACGACGTGGGGCAGGTGCTCGACTCGCTCGGCGTGCAGGTGCGGGTGGGTCACCACTGTGCCAAGCCGGTGTGCAGCCGGTTCGGCGTCCCGGCCATGACCCGGGCCTCGTTCTACCTCTACACCACCACCGAGGAGATCGACGCTCTGGTGGCAGGTCTGGAGCAGGTGCGGAAGGTGTTCGACTGA
- a CDS encoding metal-sulfur cluster assembly factor: MSENTATEATPEAGDTTVVPQTDAATTDGTGDAAAPAGGVSKAMIADIEEAMKDVVDPELGINVVDLGLVYGVHVDDENVATLDMTLTSAACPLTDVIEDQTRQALTTGPGGGLVNDIRINWVWLPPWGPDKITDEGRDQLRSLGFNV, translated from the coding sequence ATGAGCGAGAACACCGCTACCGAGGCGACGCCGGAGGCCGGTGACACCACAGTGGTGCCGCAGACCGACGCCGCGACGACCGATGGCACCGGTGACGCCGCCGCCCCTGCGGGCGGCGTCAGCAAGGCCATGATCGCCGACATCGAGGAGGCGATGAAGGACGTCGTCGACCCGGAGCTCGGCATCAACGTGGTCGACCTGGGCCTCGTGTACGGCGTACACGTCGACGACGAGAACGTCGCCACCCTGGACATGACGCTCACCTCGGCGGCCTGCCCGCTGACCGACGTCATCGAGGACCAGACCCGGCAGGCGCTGACCACCGGCCCCGGCGGCGGCCTGGTCAACGACATCCGGATCAACTGGGTGTGGCTCCCGCCGTGGGGGCCCGACAAGATCACTGACGAGGGTCGGGACCAGCTCCGTTCCCTCGGCTTCAACGTCTGA
- the sufU gene encoding Fe-S cluster assembly sulfur transfer protein SufU — protein sequence MQLDQLYQEIILDHYKRPHGRGLRDADDPGDQVAEAHHVNPTCGDEVTVRVATDGTVLHDISYDGMGCSISQASASVLHELLRGRGAGEAFEVHEAFVELMSGRGQVTPDEDVLGDGVAFAGVARYPARVKCALLPWMAFKDAAARAGVGVSPEVKA from the coding sequence ATGCAGCTCGACCAGCTCTACCAGGAGATCATCCTGGACCACTACAAGCGCCCACACGGGCGTGGCCTACGCGACGCCGACGACCCGGGCGACCAGGTCGCGGAGGCGCACCACGTCAACCCCACCTGCGGTGACGAGGTCACCGTCCGGGTGGCCACCGACGGCACGGTGCTGCACGACATCTCGTACGACGGGATGGGCTGTTCGATCAGCCAGGCCTCGGCGAGCGTGCTGCACGAGTTGCTGCGGGGTCGCGGCGCTGGGGAAGCATTCGAGGTGCACGAGGCGTTCGTGGAGTTGATGTCCGGCCGTGGTCAGGTCACGCCGGACGAGGACGTGCTCGGTGACGGGGTTGCTTTCGCGGGTGTGGCCCGTTACCCCGCCCGGGTCAAGTGCGCGCTGCTGCCGTGGATGGCGTTCAAGGACGCCGCGGCACGCGCCGGTGTGGGCGTGAGTCCGGAGGTGAAGGCGTGA
- the sufC gene encoding Fe-S cluster assembly ATPase SufC — protein MSTLEIRDLKVSVKLPEGELKPILHGVDLEVKSGQTHAIMGPNGSGKSTLAYSIAGHPKYEITGGTVTLDGEDVLAMTVDERARAGLFLAMQYPVEVPGVSVANFLRTAKTAIDGEAPKLRTWGGELRGAMERLQMDPAFAQRNVNEGFSGGEKKRHEIVQLELLKPKIAILDETDSGLDVDALRVVSEGVNRVRDNGDTGVLLITHYTRILRYIKPDFVHVFVAGRIVEQGGPELADKLEAEGYERYAAGAGTAKA, from the coding sequence ATGAGCACCCTGGAGATCCGCGACCTGAAGGTGTCGGTCAAGCTGCCCGAGGGTGAGCTCAAGCCGATCCTGCATGGGGTAGACCTGGAGGTGAAATCCGGTCAAACCCACGCGATCATGGGGCCGAACGGTTCCGGCAAGTCCACCCTGGCGTACTCGATCGCCGGTCACCCCAAGTACGAGATCACCGGCGGCACGGTGACCCTCGACGGCGAGGACGTGCTGGCCATGACGGTCGACGAGCGCGCCCGCGCCGGCCTCTTCCTGGCCATGCAGTACCCGGTCGAGGTGCCCGGTGTCTCGGTGGCGAACTTCCTGCGGACCGCGAAGACCGCCATCGACGGCGAGGCGCCGAAGCTCCGTACCTGGGGCGGCGAGCTGCGCGGCGCGATGGAGCGCCTCCAGATGGACCCGGCGTTCGCCCAGCGCAACGTCAACGAGGGCTTCTCCGGTGGTGAGAAGAAGCGGCACGAGATCGTCCAGCTGGAGCTGCTCAAGCCGAAGATCGCGATCCTCGACGAGACCGACTCCGGTCTCGACGTGGACGCGCTGCGCGTGGTCAGCGAGGGCGTCAACCGGGTCCGCGACAACGGCGACACCGGCGTGCTGCTGATCACCCACTACACCCGGATCCTGCGCTACATCAAGCCGGACTTCGTGCACGTCTTCGTGGCCGGCCGGATCGTCGAGCAGGGCGGCCCGGAGCTGGCCGACAAGCTTGAGGCCGAGGGCTACGAGCGGTACGCCGCCGGGGCCGGCACGGCCAAGGCCTGA
- a CDS encoding non-heme iron oxygenase ferredoxin subunit, with translation MIRICSTEDVPKGTAISADVNGTPIALVHGEDGGFYAAYDECSHASVALSEGEVDGCTLECWLHGSRFDLRTGEPTGLPATEPVPVYPVEVRDGDIYLSLTPSNGVTR, from the coding sequence ATGATCCGAATCTGCTCCACCGAGGACGTGCCGAAGGGCACCGCGATCAGCGCGGACGTCAACGGTACGCCGATCGCCCTGGTGCACGGCGAGGACGGCGGCTTCTACGCCGCGTACGACGAGTGCTCGCACGCCTCGGTCGCGCTCTCCGAGGGTGAGGTCGATGGCTGCACGCTCGAGTGTTGGCTGCACGGCTCGCGCTTCGACCTGCGCACCGGTGAGCCGACCGGCCTGCCCGCCACCGAACCCGTCCCCGTCTACCCCGTCGAAGTCCGCGACGGCGACATCTACCTCAGCCTGACGCCGAGTAATGGAGTGACCCGATAA
- the sufB gene encoding Fe-S cluster assembly protein SufB yields MTEQIVQPLTQEEQLAALGRYEYGWSDPDAAGAVAQRGINEAVVRDISAKKSEPAWMLDLRLKGLRLFGRKPMPAWGADLSGIDFDNIKYFVRSTEKQATSWEDLPEDIKNTYDRLGIPEAEKQRLVAGVAAQYESEVVYHKIREDLEEQGVLFLDTDTALREHEDVFKEYFGTVIPVGDNKFAALNTSVWSGGSFIYVPKGVQVEIPLQAYFRINTENMGQFERTLIIVDEGAYVHYVEGCTAPLYSSDSLHSAVVEIIVKKNARCRYTTIQNWSNNVYNLVTKRAVCHEGATMEWVDGNIGSKVTMKYPAVYMTGEHAKGEVLSVAMAGEGQHQDAGAKMVHAAPHTSSNIISKSIARGGGRTSYRGLVQVLEGSHHSRSTVKCDALLVDTISRSDTYPYVDIREDDVSMGHEATVSKISDDQLFYLMSRGLSEDEAMAMIVRGFIEPIAKELPMEYALELNRLIELQMEGAVG; encoded by the coding sequence ATGACCGAGCAGATCGTCCAGCCCCTGACCCAGGAAGAGCAGCTCGCCGCCCTGGGCCGGTACGAGTACGGCTGGTCCGACCCGGACGCCGCCGGGGCGGTCGCCCAGCGCGGAATCAACGAGGCGGTGGTGCGGGACATCTCGGCCAAGAAGAGCGAACCGGCGTGGATGCTCGACCTGCGGCTGAAGGGCCTGCGGCTGTTCGGCCGTAAGCCGATGCCGGCCTGGGGCGCGGACCTCAGCGGGATCGACTTCGACAACATCAAGTACTTCGTGCGGTCCACCGAGAAGCAGGCCACCAGCTGGGAGGACCTGCCCGAGGACATCAAGAACACCTACGACCGGCTGGGCATCCCGGAGGCGGAGAAGCAGCGGCTGGTCGCCGGTGTCGCGGCGCAGTACGAGTCGGAGGTCGTCTACCACAAGATCCGTGAGGACCTTGAGGAGCAGGGCGTCCTCTTCCTGGACACCGACACGGCGCTGCGCGAGCACGAGGACGTCTTCAAGGAGTACTTCGGCACGGTGATCCCGGTCGGCGACAACAAGTTCGCCGCCCTGAACACCTCCGTGTGGTCCGGTGGGTCGTTCATCTACGTGCCGAAGGGCGTGCAGGTGGAGATCCCGCTGCAGGCCTACTTCCGGATCAACACGGAGAACATGGGCCAGTTCGAGCGGACGCTGATCATCGTCGACGAGGGTGCGTACGTGCACTACGTCGAGGGCTGCACCGCGCCGCTCTACTCCTCCGACTCGCTGCACAGCGCGGTCGTGGAGATCATCGTCAAGAAGAACGCGCGTTGCCGCTACACGACCATCCAGAACTGGTCGAACAACGTCTACAACCTGGTCACCAAGCGCGCCGTCTGCCACGAGGGCGCGACCATGGAGTGGGTCGACGGCAACATCGGCTCCAAGGTGACCATGAAGTACCCGGCGGTCTACATGACCGGCGAGCACGCCAAGGGCGAGGTGCTCTCGGTGGCGATGGCCGGCGAGGGTCAGCACCAGGACGCCGGAGCCAAGATGGTGCACGCCGCGCCGCACACCTCCTCGAACATCATCTCCAAGTCGATCGCCCGTGGCGGCGGTCGCACCTCGTACCGGGGTCTGGTGCAGGTGCTGGAGGGTTCGCACCACAGCCGGAGCACTGTCAAGTGCGACGCGCTGCTGGTCGACACCATCTCCCGCTCGGACACCTACCCGTACGTCGACATCCGCGAGGACGACGTGTCGATGGGGCACGAGGCGACCGTCTCGAAGATCAGCGATGACCAGCTCTTCTACCTGATGAGCCGGGGTCTGAGCGAGGACGAGGCGATGGCCATGATCGTGCGTGGCTTCATCGAGCCGATCGCCAAGGAGCTCCCGATGGAGTACGCCCTGGAGCTCAACCGTCTGATCGAGCTTCAGATGGAGGGCGCGGTCGGCTGA
- the sufD gene encoding Fe-S cluster assembly protein SufD, which translates to MTTQASAPPSTKSQALRSYDVADFPALTGLEEEWRFTPLKRLRGLTTEAPAATGAVRHEYGDLPEGVAITRVGRDDERVGSVLTPVDRVSALAYGAAADVLLLRVAPDVVLGEAVRLRVVGEGVEQPSFGHTFVEVGRFAEATVVLEHVGSATLADNVEVAVADGAKLTLVTVADWADDAVQAQHLKIKLGRDARVIHIQVSLGGDLVRQFTSVEYAGRGGEAELYGVYFADSGQHLEHRQLVDHSVPDCRSYVGYRGALQGESAHTVWVGDVLIRAEATGTDTYEINRNLLLTDGARADSVPNLEIETGEIAGAGHASATGRFDDEQLFYLMARGIPESEARRLVVRGFFAELINKIPVESLRESLGDAIEARLTKAGA; encoded by the coding sequence ATGACTACCCAGGCTTCCGCGCCGCCCAGCACCAAGTCGCAGGCGCTGCGCTCGTACGACGTCGCCGACTTCCCGGCCCTCACCGGCCTGGAGGAGGAGTGGCGCTTCACCCCGCTCAAGCGCCTCCGCGGCCTGACCACCGAGGCGCCGGCCGCGACCGGCGCGGTCCGACACGAGTACGGTGACCTGCCCGAGGGCGTCGCCATCACCCGGGTCGGCCGTGACGACGAGCGGGTCGGCAGCGTGCTGACCCCGGTGGACCGGGTCAGCGCGCTGGCCTACGGTGCCGCCGCGGACGTCCTGCTGCTGCGGGTGGCTCCCGACGTGGTGCTCGGCGAGGCGGTGCGTCTGCGGGTGGTCGGCGAGGGCGTCGAGCAGCCGTCGTTCGGTCACACCTTCGTCGAGGTGGGCCGGTTCGCCGAGGCGACAGTGGTTCTGGAGCACGTCGGGTCGGCCACCCTGGCCGACAACGTCGAGGTGGCCGTGGCCGACGGCGCGAAGCTGACGCTGGTCACGGTCGCCGACTGGGCCGACGACGCGGTCCAGGCCCAGCACCTGAAGATCAAGCTGGGTCGGGACGCCAGGGTCATCCACATCCAGGTGTCCCTGGGTGGCGATCTGGTCCGGCAGTTCACCAGCGTGGAGTACGCCGGGCGCGGTGGCGAGGCCGAGCTGTACGGCGTCTACTTCGCCGACTCGGGTCAGCACCTGGAGCACCGGCAGCTGGTCGACCACAGCGTTCCGGACTGCCGCAGCTACGTCGGCTACCGGGGTGCCCTGCAGGGCGAGAGCGCGCACACCGTCTGGGTGGGCGACGTCCTCATCCGGGCCGAGGCGACCGGCACCGACACGTACGAGATCAACCGGAACCTGCTGCTCACCGACGGCGCGCGGGCGGACTCCGTACCCAATCTGGAGATCGAGACCGGCGAGATCGCCGGCGCCGGCCACGCCAGCGCGACCGGCCGCTTCGATGACGAGCAGTTGTTCTACCTGATGGCCCGGGGAATTCCGGAGAGTGAGGCCCGCCGGCTGGTGGTCCGTGGCTTCTTCGCCGAGCTGATCAACAAGATTCCGGTGGAGTCGCTGCGCGAGAGCCTCGGCGACGCGATCGAGGCCCGGCTGACCAAGGCGGGCGCTTGA